The proteins below come from a single Oryzias latipes chromosome 14, ASM223467v1 genomic window:
- the LOC101174164 gene encoding transmembrane protein 136-like isoform X2: MTVLEVICSLIGWFCLYLVFCWTFSQRGPEWNCRLVTFTHGVLIVLLTAYVVFVDGPWPFTHAGTENTELQTLALAVCLGYFFFDLGWCVCHRTEGAVMMAHHAASILGILLALSMGVSGCETCGVIFGSEITNPLLQTRWFIRQLGLYDSLLGDAVDLLFILLFAFVRVGVGTVMFYCELTSSRTSLIMKLGGVVMYGLAWVFMVDIARFGYKKSRAKYKKWKENHKCKEKSAGVPSNN, encoded by the exons ATGACGGTTCTAGAGGTGATCTGCAGCCTGATTGGCTGGTTTTGTCTCTACCTGgtgttctgctggacgttctcCCAGCGAGGACCCGAGTGGAACTGCCGCCTGGTCACCTTCACCCACGGGGTCCTCATAGTGCTGCTGACGGCGTACGTGGTCTTCGTTGATGGACCCTGGCCCTTCACGCACGCCG GCACAGAAAACACCGAGCTCCAGACGTTGGCCCTGGCCGTCTGCCTCGGCTACTTCTTCTTCGACCTGGGCTGGTGTGTGTGTCATCGCACCGAGGGCGCCGTCATGATGGCACACCACGCCGCCAGCATCCTGGGAATTCTGCTGGCGCTGTCCATGGGAGTGTCGGGCTGCGAAACCTGCGGCGTCATCTTCGGCAGCGAGATAACCAACCCTCTGCTGCAGACCCGGTGGTTCATCCGCCAGCTGGGACTGTACGACAGCCTGCTGGGCGACGCCGTggacctcctcttcatcctgctCTTTGCCTTTGTGCGCGTGGGCGTTGGCACCGTCATGTTTTACTGTGAACTGACCTCTTCAAGGACTTCACTGATCATGAAGCTGGGAGGTGTTGTTATGTACGGCCTGGCATGGGTGTTCATGGTGGACATAGCCAGGTTTGGCTACAAGAAGAGCAGAGCCAAGTACAAAAAGTGGAAGGAGAAccacaaatgtaaagaaaaaagtgcaGGGGTGCCATCTAACAACTGA
- the LOC101174164 gene encoding stress response protein NST1-like isoform X1 translates to MSHAQTHNQEEQAEESAQVENAHLTPEEEAKTPRRSERIRSLTEKGKELQKEKLKAMERKYRMTYEKWRYHARISKEMLSDKVSKEELKEIIEDLQATSSAVQGMYDELRQVCTPESDLRRKVDTCMSLSRFIIQKTKRQLQGSPADEEEEPWPDVGSILNSTVSSSQSMSDRSKCDSFHSSVQSAKRRDAAACQEVLAVLEEQEKEAVETSKAEDKERLVQFESEKQARLQAIQDKRRKLERLEEVKKLNAAKARVEVYDQAEVSFIQGNTKRVRTSQNFPLTKSSSMLQIPRPPVIPTTFPAPVQTLDASSPPFIPQAITYQMTTPPTTTTHVQDGANFVSILAEAISANRLPTPEPTIFTENPLKFKGWQVSFQTLIDQKNIPKNEKLFYLQR, encoded by the coding sequence ATgtcacatgcacaaacacacaatcaagAGGAGCAAGCTGAGGAATCTGCCCAAGTTGAAAATGCTCACCTTACTCCCGAAGAAGAAGCAAAAACACCACGAAGAAGTGAAAGAATTCGAAGCTTgactgaaaaaggaaaagaactccaaaaggaaaaactgaaagCAATGGAACGCAAGTACAGAATGACATATGAAAAGTGGAGATATCATGCGAGaattagtaaagaaatgttatcAGATAAAGTTTCCAAGGAGGAGCTAAAGGAAATAATTGAGGACCTTCAAGCTACCTCTTCTGCTGTACAGGGGATGTACGATGAGCTCCGCCAAGTATGTACGCCCGAGTCAGACCTGCGGCGCAAGGTTGATACCTGTATGTCACTGTCAAGATTTATTATCCAAAAGACTAAAAGACAGCTTCAAGGGTCACCggcagatgaagaggaggaacctTGGCCAGATGTTGGATCAATCTTAAATTCAACAGTTTCATCATCTCAGTCAATGTCTGATCGGTCAAAGTGTGATTCTTTCCACTCAAGTGTCCAATCAGCTAAAAGAAGAGACGCTGCTGCATGTCAAGAGGTTTTGGCAGTGTTGGAGGAACAAGAAAAGGAAGCAGTTGAAACTTCAAAGGCTGAAGATAAAGAGCGTCTTGTTCAGTTTGAGTCAGAGAAACAAGCTAGACTTCAGGCTATACAAGACAAACGTAGAAAACTTGAACGACTCGAAGAAGTCAAAAAGCTAAATGCTGCTAAAGCTAGAGTAGAAGTCTACGACCAAGCAGAAGTTTCCTTCATACAAGGTAACACCAAAAGAGTAAGAACTTCTCAAAATTTTCCTTTGACAAAGTCATCATCTATGCTTCAAATACCAAGACCTCCTGTGATTCCTACGACTTTTCCAGCCCCTGTTCAAACACTTGATGCCTCAAGTCCTCCATTTATTCCACAAGCTATCACATACCAAATGACGACACCCCCAACAACCACGACTCATGTGCAAGACGGTGCAAACTTTGTTAGTATTTTAGCAGAAGCCATAAGTGCTAATCGTCTTCCAACACCTGAGCCCACAATTTTTACTGAAAATCCTTTGAAATTCAAAGGTTGGCAAGTGTCTTTTCAGACACTAATAGACCAAAAAAATATTCCAAAGAATGAAAAGCTGTTCTACCTTCAAAGGTAG
- the rcc1l gene encoding RCC1-like G exchanging factor-like protein isoform X1, translating to MALSTVRLCSRHRSSGLQAFGYATQHSSSGAQESSSSGPVFQYVGQHKRPTHRVFVWGFSFTGALGIPSFVVPDSGRKKPRKCQLTPYRLETAETISSAACGYGFTLLASSTKDVSKVWGMGLNKDSQLGFQRTQRSRHHSYHYVLEPSPVALPLKEPLQTRVVQVACGRAHSLILTDREGVFSLGNNAFGQCGRRIVRDEVYSDSHVIHKMEGFGDKVVQVSCGQDHSLLLTESGRVFACGWGADGQTGLGHHNISSTPVEVGGDLSGVEVQQVSTYGDCSLAVSRDGQLFGWGNSEYRQLSSVTESTQMNSPRHLPLKGCGTVVQAACGGTQVAVLNEKGEVFVWGYGILGKGPNLSESSTPELIPPTLFGRSEFSPSAAVSRIRCGLGHFAAVTEGGELFVWGKNIRGCLGIGKRDDQFFPWRVTVPGRVVDVACGVDHMVALTKSIL from the exons ATGGCTCTTTCCACGGTGCGCTTGTGCTCCCGGCACAGGAGCTCCGGCCTCCAGGCGTTTGGCTACGCAACGCAGCACAGCTCCTCAGGAGCCcaggagagcagcagcagcggcccCGTGTTTCAGTACGTCGGCCAGCACAAGCGGCCGACCCACAGAGTGTTTGTCTGGGGCTTCAGCTTCACTGGGGCTCTGGGGATCCCCAGCTTTGTGGTGCCAGACAGCGGCAGGAAGAAACCCCGCAAGTGTCAGCTGACGCCGTACCGTCTGGAGACGGCAGAAACG ATCTCGTCTGCTGCTTGTGGTTACGGATTCACTCTCCTGGCGTCCTCCACCAAAGACGTGTCCAAAGTGTGGGGCATGGGCCTGAACAAGGACTCTCAGCTGGGCTTCCAGCGAACCCAACGCAGCCGtc ATCACAGCTACCATTACGTTCTGGAACCGTCTCCGGTGGCGCTGCCCCTCAAAGAGCCTCTGCAGACCAGGGTGGTCCAGGTGGCATGCGGCCGCGCCCACTCCCTGATCCTCACCGACAGAGAAGGAG TTTTCAGTTTGGGCAACAACGCGTTCGGCCAGTGTGGGAGGCGGATAGTCCGAGATGAAGTCTACAG CGACAGCCACGTCATCCACAAGATGGAAGGCTTCGGCGACAAGGTCGTCCAG GTCTCCTGCGGTCAGGACCACAGTCTGCTCCTCACAGAATCGGGGAGGGTGTTTGCCTGTGGATGGGGCGCCGACGGTCAGACAG GTCTGGGCCACCACAACATCAGCTCCACCCCGGTGGAGGTGGGGGGCGATCTGTCCGGGGTGGAGGTGCAGCAGGTCAGCACCTATGGAGACTGCAGCCTGGCGGTCAGCAGAGACGGACAGCTGTTCGGGTGGGGGAACTCTGAGTACCGACAGCTGTCCTCCGTCACAGAGTCCACACAG ATGAACTCTCCTCGACATCTTCCTCTGAAAGGCTGTGGGACGGTGGTGCAGGCTGCATGTGGAGGCACTCAGGTGGCAGTTCTCAACG aaaaggGGGAAGTGTTTGTTTGGGGCTACGGCATTCTGGGTAAAGGTCCAAATCTGTCGGAGTCGTCCACGCCGGAGTTGATTCCCCCCACGCTGTTCGGACGCTCAGAGTTCAGCCCCTCGGCGGCCGTGTCGAGGATCAGGTGCGGCCTCGGCCACTTTGCAGCCGTCACAG AAGGAGGCGAGCTCTTCGTTTGGGGGAAGAACATCCGAGGATGTTTGGGCATCGGGAAGAGAGACGACCAGTTCTTCCCTTGGCGG GTGACCGTGCCAGGTCGGGTGGTGGACGTGGCGTGCGGCGTCGACCACATGGTGGCACTGACAAAGTCGATCCTGTGA
- the rcc1l gene encoding RCC1-like G exchanging factor-like protein isoform X2, translating to MALSTVRLCSRHRSSGLQAFGYATQHSSSGAQESSSSGPVFQYVGQHKRPTHRVFVWGFSFTGALGIPSFVVPDSGRKKPRKCQLTPYRLETAETISSAACGYGFTLLASSTKDVSKVWGMGLNKDSQLGFQRTQRSRHHSYHYVLEPSPVALPLKEPLQTRVVQVACGRAHSLILTDREGVFSLGNNAFGQCGRRIVRDEVYSDSHVIHKMEGFGDKVVQVSCGQDHSLLLTESGRVFACGWGADGQTGLGHHNISSTPVEVGGDLSGVEVQQVSTYGDCSLAVSRDGQLFGWGNSEYRQLSSVTESTQMNSPRHLPLKGCGTVVQAACGGTQVAVLNEKGEVFVWGYGILGKGPNLSESSTPELIPPTLFGRSEFSPSAAVSRIRCGLGHFAAVTGGELFVWGKNIRGCLGIGKRDDQFFPWRVTVPGRVVDVACGVDHMVALTKSIL from the exons ATGGCTCTTTCCACGGTGCGCTTGTGCTCCCGGCACAGGAGCTCCGGCCTCCAGGCGTTTGGCTACGCAACGCAGCACAGCTCCTCAGGAGCCcaggagagcagcagcagcggcccCGTGTTTCAGTACGTCGGCCAGCACAAGCGGCCGACCCACAGAGTGTTTGTCTGGGGCTTCAGCTTCACTGGGGCTCTGGGGATCCCCAGCTTTGTGGTGCCAGACAGCGGCAGGAAGAAACCCCGCAAGTGTCAGCTGACGCCGTACCGTCTGGAGACGGCAGAAACG ATCTCGTCTGCTGCTTGTGGTTACGGATTCACTCTCCTGGCGTCCTCCACCAAAGACGTGTCCAAAGTGTGGGGCATGGGCCTGAACAAGGACTCTCAGCTGGGCTTCCAGCGAACCCAACGCAGCCGtc ATCACAGCTACCATTACGTTCTGGAACCGTCTCCGGTGGCGCTGCCCCTCAAAGAGCCTCTGCAGACCAGGGTGGTCCAGGTGGCATGCGGCCGCGCCCACTCCCTGATCCTCACCGACAGAGAAGGAG TTTTCAGTTTGGGCAACAACGCGTTCGGCCAGTGTGGGAGGCGGATAGTCCGAGATGAAGTCTACAG CGACAGCCACGTCATCCACAAGATGGAAGGCTTCGGCGACAAGGTCGTCCAG GTCTCCTGCGGTCAGGACCACAGTCTGCTCCTCACAGAATCGGGGAGGGTGTTTGCCTGTGGATGGGGCGCCGACGGTCAGACAG GTCTGGGCCACCACAACATCAGCTCCACCCCGGTGGAGGTGGGGGGCGATCTGTCCGGGGTGGAGGTGCAGCAGGTCAGCACCTATGGAGACTGCAGCCTGGCGGTCAGCAGAGACGGACAGCTGTTCGGGTGGGGGAACTCTGAGTACCGACAGCTGTCCTCCGTCACAGAGTCCACACAG ATGAACTCTCCTCGACATCTTCCTCTGAAAGGCTGTGGGACGGTGGTGCAGGCTGCATGTGGAGGCACTCAGGTGGCAGTTCTCAACG aaaaggGGGAAGTGTTTGTTTGGGGCTACGGCATTCTGGGTAAAGGTCCAAATCTGTCGGAGTCGTCCACGCCGGAGTTGATTCCCCCCACGCTGTTCGGACGCTCAGAGTTCAGCCCCTCGGCGGCCGTGTCGAGGATCAGGTGCGGCCTCGGCCACTTTGCAGCCGTCACAG GAGGCGAGCTCTTCGTTTGGGGGAAGAACATCCGAGGATGTTTGGGCATCGGGAAGAGAGACGACCAGTTCTTCCCTTGGCGG GTGACCGTGCCAGGTCGGGTGGTGGACGTGGCGTGCGGCGTCGACCACATGGTGGCACTGACAAAGTCGATCCTGTGA